A DNA window from Pithys albifrons albifrons isolate INPA30051 chromosome 7, PitAlb_v1, whole genome shotgun sequence contains the following coding sequences:
- the FAM237B gene encoding protein FAM237B encodes MEFVWKQRWYLQLSCILILNLVYANLDYQKETPPSLGEIDHQCWEESSHGLVEMKKLKVADTVIALWDFMMFLKESPKPKHNELFNDLAQTFWDMYVDCVLSRSHGMGKRQLTSPKYSAT; translated from the coding sequence ATGGAATTTGTATGGAAACAAAGGTGGTATCTTCAGCTGAGCTGTATATTGATACTGAACTTGGTTTATGCCAATCTAGACTATCAAAAAGAAACTCCTCCAAGCCTGGGTGAGATTGATCATCAGTGCTGGGAGGAATCATCCCATGGACTGGTGGAAATGAAGAAACTCAAGGTAGCAGATACAGTCATTGCTCTCTGGGACTTCATGATGTTCCTAAAGGAATCCCCTAAGCCCAAGCACAATGAACTCTTCAATGATTTAGCCCAGACCTTCTGGGATATGTATGTAGACTGTGTGCTTTCAAGATCCCATGGAATGGGCAAAAGGCAATTAACATCTCCCAAATATTCTGCCACATAG